In a genomic window of Verrucomicrobiota bacterium:
- a CDS encoding DUF4142 domain-containing protein, giving the protein MDRCLKLITVCCFAVAVPALWAQKVVTEDSPTPEGAFILGAAKGGLAEIKLGKLAAERAADPKVKEFGNRMVEDHQKANDDLRQVANDKKVKWPDDLTEEQVATFNKLSQLSGPDFDREYVQAMVEDHQQDVSEFQQEEGRVRDPELKGFVSRTLPILQHHLQMAQELQRQEHQGSGGS; this is encoded by the coding sequence ATGGACCGCTGTTTAAAGTTAATCACGGTGTGCTGCTTTGCCGTCGCGGTTCCTGCCCTCTGGGCGCAGAAGGTGGTCACCGAAGATTCTCCCACACCGGAGGGCGCCTTCATCCTTGGCGCTGCCAAAGGAGGATTGGCCGAGATTAAACTGGGGAAGCTGGCCGCCGAACGCGCGGCGGATCCCAAGGTAAAAGAGTTCGGGAACCGGATGGTCGAAGATCATCAGAAAGCGAACGACGACCTCAGGCAGGTTGCCAACGACAAAAAGGTCAAGTGGCCGGACGACCTGACGGAGGAACAGGTTGCGACCTTTAATAAGCTTTCGCAACTTTCCGGCCCGGACTTCGATCGCGAATACGTTCAGGCGATGGTCGAGGATCATCAGCAGGACGTCAGTGAATTCCAGCAGGAGGAAGGACGCGTGCGGGATCCCGAGTTGAAAGGGTTCGTGAGCCGGACCCTGCCCATCCTTCAGCATCACCTGCAGATGGCTCAAGAGCTCCAGCGCCAGGAGCATCAAGGG
- the dhaL gene encoding dihydroxyacetone kinase subunit L, translating to MANTYPNTEGRPLVLALIETIETNKAHLSEIDGKIGDGDHGINMAKGFGLVRERLGDKAVTVSEGLGLIGRTLMTEIGGSMGPIYGTLFVQMSLKSKGKPEIDARTFGEMLQAARAGLEELGGAKVGDKTIMDTLIPAQEACQQAVDKGASLPEALNRMAEAAEQGKESTRDLVARIGRSARLGERSRGVLDAGATSGALILQTFSRVLSGAS from the coding sequence ATGGCGAACACCTACCCCAATACTGAAGGGCGCCCGCTGGTGCTGGCGTTAATTGAAACGATCGAGACGAACAAGGCGCACTTAAGTGAGATCGACGGCAAGATCGGCGATGGCGATCACGGCATCAACATGGCCAAAGGCTTCGGCCTGGTCCGGGAGCGACTCGGGGACAAAGCCGTGACGGTCAGCGAAGGGCTGGGGCTGATCGGCCGGACGTTGATGACCGAGATCGGGGGCTCGATGGGGCCCATCTACGGGACGCTTTTCGTGCAGATGAGCCTTAAATCCAAAGGCAAACCCGAGATCGACGCCCGGACCTTCGGCGAGATGCTTCAGGCGGCCCGGGCGGGGCTGGAAGAGTTGGGGGGCGCCAAGGTAGGGGACAAGACCATCATGGACACGCTGATCCCGGCGCAGGAAGCGTGCCAGCAGGCGGTGGATAAAGGCGCTTCGCTGCCGGAAGCCTTGAACCGGATGGCTGAGGCCGCCGAACAAGGCAAGGAATCGACGCGGGATCTGGTGGCCCGGATCGGGCGTTCGGCCCGCTTGGGCGAGCGTTCGCGCGGGGTGCTCGACGCGGGCGCCACCTCCGGCGCGCTGATCCTGCAGACGTTCAGCCGGGTTCTCTCGGGCGCCTCCTGA
- a CDS encoding dihydroxyacetone kinase subunit DhaK — translation MSSYSTQRIINDPNRVVEDMLQGFFKAHQGLVVPIPDNPRVVKYARAPIQGKVGVVTGGGSGHKPAFIGYVGKNLCDAVAVGEIFSSPSAQVFYDAFKAADGGAGIACLYGNYAGDNMNVKMAKQLAAMDGIEIKTVVANDDVASAPKDEPQKRRGVAGEVLMWKVGGAKAAQGGSLDEVIAAAQKAINQTRSIGVGLSPCTIPAVGKPNFSIKPGTMEVGIGHHGEPGVKVSELRTANEIAEMCLNDFILPDLPFGSGDEVVVLISGLGATPVMELYIAYSRAHDLLEQAGIKVHRAYVGNYFTSLEMMGITFTVLKLDDELKGLIDLEAESAGLTQLAR, via the coding sequence ATGAGCTCTTATTCGACCCAGCGCATCATCAACGACCCCAACCGGGTGGTTGAAGACATGCTCCAGGGCTTTTTCAAAGCGCATCAGGGCTTGGTAGTCCCGATCCCGGACAACCCGCGGGTGGTCAAGTACGCCCGGGCGCCCATTCAGGGCAAGGTGGGCGTGGTGACCGGCGGCGGTTCGGGCCACAAACCGGCCTTCATCGGCTACGTGGGCAAGAACCTGTGCGACGCGGTGGCCGTCGGCGAGATTTTCAGTTCGCCCTCGGCCCAGGTGTTTTACGACGCTTTCAAGGCCGCGGATGGCGGGGCGGGCATCGCCTGCCTATACGGCAACTACGCCGGCGACAACATGAACGTCAAAATGGCCAAGCAACTGGCGGCCATGGACGGCATTGAGATAAAGACGGTGGTGGCTAACGACGACGTGGCAAGCGCGCCCAAGGATGAGCCGCAGAAGCGGCGCGGGGTGGCCGGCGAGGTGCTCATGTGGAAGGTGGGAGGCGCCAAAGCCGCCCAGGGTGGGTCCCTGGACGAGGTGATCGCAGCGGCCCAGAAAGCCATCAATCAGACCCGCAGCATCGGGGTGGGCTTAAGCCCCTGTACAATCCCGGCGGTCGGCAAGCCGAACTTTTCGATCAAGCCGGGCACGATGGAGGTCGGCATCGGCCACCACGGCGAGCCGGGGGTGAAGGTTTCGGAACTTAGGACCGCCAACGAGATCGCCGAGATGTGCCTCAATGACTTCATCCTGCCTGACCTGCCGTTCGGCTCGGGTGACGAGGTGGTGGTGCTGATCTCGGGCCTGGGGGCCACGCCGGTGATGGAACTCTACATTGCCTACAGCCGCGCCCACGATCTTTTGGAGCAAGCCGGGATCAAGGTGCACCGCGCTTACGTGGGTAACTATTTCACCTCGCTGGAGATGATGGGCATCACCTTCACGGTGCTCAAGCTCGACGACGAACTTAAAGGCCTCATCGACCTGGAGGCCGAAAGCGCCGGGTTAACCCAACTGGCCCGCTGA
- the rpiB gene encoding ribose 5-phosphate isomerase B has translation MSTPEKSIAVGADDAALELKAKITEHLRSKGIAVTDYGEKSFASYPDVALEVAQAVAAGKHERGILMCGTGIGMAITANKVPGVRAAVCHDVYSAERSRKSNDCQVMALGARVVGEELAKSLVDAWLASEFQGGRSTPKVERMKQIDEQFHTQPAAASSSSPSK, from the coding sequence ATGAGCACTCCTGAAAAATCGATCGCGGTCGGCGCGGACGACGCCGCGTTGGAACTTAAGGCGAAGATCACCGAACACCTCAGATCAAAGGGTATCGCGGTGACGGACTACGGCGAAAAGAGTTTTGCCTCTTACCCGGACGTGGCTTTGGAGGTGGCGCAAGCGGTGGCAGCCGGCAAACATGAACGTGGCATCCTCATGTGCGGCACCGGCATCGGCATGGCCATCACCGCCAACAAGGTGCCTGGTGTGCGTGCGGCCGTCTGCCACGACGTCTACTCGGCCGAGCGCTCGCGAAAAAGCAATGATTGCCAAGTCATGGCCCTTGGCGCCCGTGTGGTCGGCGAGGAGCTGGCCAAATCGCTCGTCGACGCCTGGCTCGCCTCCGAATTCCAGGGCGGCCGGTCGACCCCCAAAGTCGAGCGCATGAAACAAATCGACGAGCAGTTCCACACGCAGCCGGCGGCGGCCTCATCCTCCTCCCCCTCCAAATGA
- a CDS encoding ABC transporter ATP-binding protein — protein MAKLTLKNVVKQYNPNTPRAVDDLNLACGDGEFIALLGPSGCGKSTTLRMLAGLETVTEGQMMIGDRVINAVHPKDRGIGLAFENYALYPPLTVRENLAFNLKAHGVTPEEIDRRVTEIARYLQIEELLALKPAALSSGQKQRVNIARALVRRPALLLLDEPLSHLDAALRVQMRTEIKRLHKEQGFTTIIVTHDQLEAMALADRIAVLNDGKLQQFDTPLTVFNHPANEFVAGFLGEPPMNIFAVQVEDGRLVVPGTEFALPVAGVVSRTLGTRTKVKLGVRPWGIRLSDTALPASVAGTVTVVENLGDETRVGVRYGELLLMASMPVTNRYRPGSKVHLAFRDEDLNLFDAESGERLIA, from the coding sequence GTGGCTAAATTAACTTTAAAGAATGTGGTCAAGCAGTACAACCCGAACACGCCGCGGGCCGTGGACGACTTGAACCTGGCGTGCGGTGACGGCGAATTCATTGCCCTGCTGGGGCCCTCGGGATGCGGCAAGTCGACCACCTTGCGAATGCTGGCGGGCCTGGAAACAGTTACCGAGGGGCAAATGATGATCGGGGACCGGGTGATCAACGCGGTTCACCCGAAGGATCGCGGCATCGGCCTGGCTTTTGAGAACTATGCGCTTTACCCGCCGTTGACGGTACGGGAGAACCTGGCGTTCAACTTGAAGGCGCACGGAGTCACTCCGGAGGAGATCGACCGGCGCGTGACCGAGATTGCCCGCTACCTGCAGATCGAAGAGCTGCTGGCGCTTAAACCGGCGGCGTTGAGCAGCGGCCAGAAGCAACGAGTCAACATCGCCCGGGCACTGGTGCGCCGGCCGGCTTTGCTGCTGTTGGACGAACCGTTGAGCCACCTGGACGCAGCCTTGCGGGTGCAGATGCGCACCGAGATCAAGCGCCTGCACAAAGAACAAGGGTTTACGACCATCATTGTGACCCACGACCAGTTGGAAGCGATGGCGCTGGCCGATCGTATTGCGGTGTTGAATGACGGCAAGCTGCAACAGTTCGACACGCCGTTGACGGTGTTTAATCACCCGGCCAACGAATTTGTGGCGGGATTTCTGGGTGAACCGCCGATGAACATTTTTGCGGTCCAGGTTGAGGACGGTCGCCTGGTGGTGCCCGGGACCGAGTTTGCCTTGCCGGTTGCCGGCGTGGTGAGCCGCACGCTGGGCACGCGGACGAAGGTGAAACTCGGGGTGCGGCCGTGGGGTATTCGCCTCAGCGACACCGCGCTGCCCGCCAGCGTGGCGGGCACGGTAACGGTCGTCGAAAACCTGGGGGACGAAACGCGGGTAGGGGTACGCTACGGTGAGTTGCTCCTGATGGCCAGCATGCCGGTCACGAATCGTTACCGGCCCGGCAGCAAAGTGCATCTGGCGTTCCGCGATGAAGATCTCAACCTTTTTGATGCCGAGTCGGGCGAGCGTTTGATTGCCTGA
- a CDS encoding alcohol dehydrogenase catalytic domain-containing protein, translating into MSASTDTLPQTAPRSTTPPAQLPETMRAVVAYAPGDYRLETVPVPRAGADDIIVKVEACGICAGDIKSYVGAESFWGGGGQPAYIKAPMIPGHEFVGWVVEVGENVARKGEVKVGDRLISEQIVPCWDCRFCKRGEYWMCERHDVYGFQNNVNGGFAEYMRYPKEGINHQVPQDLPLEKAILIEPYACSAWCVKRADIGWDDTVVLAGAGTLGLGMVGAARLRNPKKLVVMDTKPERLELAKKFGADVVLNPLKDDVVQIVKDMTGGYGCDIYIEATGHPNAVVQGLQMIRKLGRFVEFSVFSHDVTVDWSIISDRKQLDILGVHLGPYCYPFVIDGIANGKLPTEGVVTHQLPLEEYEKGLEMMKKGEKSLKILLIP; encoded by the coding sequence ATGAGTGCGTCCACTGATACCCTTCCCCAAACGGCACCCCGTTCCACCACCCCACCCGCGCAATTGCCGGAAACCATGCGGGCCGTCGTCGCCTATGCCCCCGGCGACTACCGGCTCGAGACGGTGCCGGTGCCGCGGGCCGGCGCCGATGACATCATCGTCAAGGTCGAAGCCTGCGGCATCTGCGCGGGAGACATCAAGAGCTACGTGGGGGCCGAATCCTTCTGGGGCGGCGGCGGCCAGCCCGCTTACATCAAAGCCCCCATGATCCCGGGTCACGAATTCGTGGGCTGGGTGGTTGAGGTTGGTGAGAACGTGGCCCGAAAGGGCGAGGTCAAAGTTGGGGACCGGCTCATTTCCGAGCAGATCGTGCCGTGTTGGGATTGTCGTTTTTGCAAGCGGGGCGAGTACTGGATGTGCGAGCGCCACGACGTCTACGGTTTTCAGAACAACGTTAACGGCGGGTTTGCCGAGTACATGCGCTACCCCAAGGAGGGCATCAATCATCAGGTGCCGCAGGATTTGCCGTTGGAGAAAGCCATTTTGATCGAGCCTTACGCCTGCTCGGCCTGGTGCGTCAAACGGGCCGACATCGGCTGGGACGATACCGTCGTGCTGGCCGGGGCGGGAACGCTCGGCCTGGGAATGGTAGGGGCCGCCAGGCTGCGGAACCCGAAGAAGTTGGTGGTCATGGACACCAAACCCGAGCGGCTGGAGTTAGCCAAAAAATTCGGGGCCGACGTCGTGCTCAATCCGTTGAAAGACGACGTCGTCCAGATCGTCAAAGACATGACCGGCGGCTACGGCTGCGACATCTACATCGAAGCCACGGGTCACCCTAACGCGGTGGTGCAGGGATTGCAGATGATCCGCAAACTGGGCCGCTTCGTGGAGTTCAGCGTCTTTTCGCACGACGTGACGGTCGACTGGAGCATCATTTCAGATCGCAAACAGTTGGACATCCTGGGGGTGCACCTCGGACCGTACTGCTACCCGTTCGTCATCGACGGCATCGCCAACGGCAAACTGCCGACCGAAGGCGTTGTTACCCACCAGTTGCCGCTCGAGGAATACGAGAAAGGCTTGGAGATGATGAAGAAGGGCGAAAAATCGCTCAAGATTCTGCTGATTCCCTAA
- a CDS encoding CBS domain-containing protein has translation MKLNQIMTADVQVVSPDASIIDAAEKMRSLDVGVLPVTERERLVGIITDRDITIRAVAEGRDPKRTRVRDCMTSGAVFCFEDQDSDDAVLLMEQQQVRRIPVLNRDRQVVGVVALADIATRLGQEMAGSAAVAISSSGAPASGTQTFSGAEPSRTEPPIARNANPAGVSTARQVPNVPVHAEGERGENATGELGTAGAGTVRSDIPIARNSNPKGVD, from the coding sequence ATGAAACTTAATCAGATCATGACCGCAGATGTGCAGGTGGTCTCCCCGGACGCCTCTATCATTGACGCCGCCGAGAAAATGCGTTCGCTCGACGTCGGCGTTCTGCCCGTGACGGAACGCGAGCGTCTCGTCGGCATCATAACCGACCGCGACATCACGATTCGCGCCGTCGCCGAAGGCCGTGACCCGAAACGTACGCGGGTTCGGGACTGTATGACCTCGGGAGCGGTGTTCTGTTTTGAGGATCAGGACAGCGACGACGCCGTGCTCCTGATGGAGCAACAACAGGTCCGGCGTATTCCTGTACTGAACCGTGACCGTCAAGTGGTGGGTGTGGTTGCGCTCGCAGACATCGCCACCCGGCTCGGACAAGAAATGGCCGGAAGCGCCGCCGTGGCCATCTCGTCCTCCGGCGCGCCGGCATCCGGAACCCAAACTTTCTCCGGCGCCGAACCGTCTCGAACCGAACCCCCGATCGCGCGGAACGCAAATCCGGCCGGGGTGTCGACGGCGCGCCAGGTACCCAATGTCCCGGTGCACGCGGAGGGAGAAAGGGGGGAGAACGCAACGGGCGAACTGGGCACCGCCGGCGCCGGCACGGTTCGAAGCGACATCCCCATCGCACGCAACTCGAACCCGAAGGGCGTCGACTGA